A window from Variovorax sp. PBL-E5 encodes these proteins:
- a CDS encoding aldo/keto reductase: MEYIRLGRTGLKVSRLCLGCMTYGEPQRGAHEWTLAEDASRPLIRQAIEAGINFFDTANIYSDGTSEEILGRALRDFARREEVVIATKLHGAMRKDPNARGLSRKAVMTEIDLSLKRLGTDYVDLYQIHRFDYTTPIEETLEALHDVVKAGKARYIGASSMYAYQFCKALQLAERHGWTRFVSMQNHYNLMYREEEREMMRLCTEEGIGVIPWSPLARGRLTRDFDATTFRTQTDKFGQGLHKHLGDADRRVVDAVAAVAAARGVPRAQVALAWVAHKPPVTAPIIGASKASHLTDAVAALSLQLSAEEVAALEAPYVPHDVAGFS, encoded by the coding sequence ATGGAATACATACGCCTCGGCCGCACCGGCCTCAAGGTCTCCAGGCTCTGCCTCGGCTGCATGACCTACGGCGAGCCGCAGCGCGGCGCGCACGAATGGACATTGGCCGAGGACGCGAGCCGCCCGCTGATCCGCCAGGCGATCGAGGCCGGCATCAATTTCTTCGACACCGCCAACATCTATTCGGACGGCACCAGCGAGGAGATCCTGGGCCGCGCACTGCGCGATTTCGCGCGCCGCGAGGAGGTGGTGATCGCCACCAAGCTCCATGGCGCGATGCGCAAGGATCCCAACGCGCGAGGCCTGTCGCGCAAGGCGGTGATGACCGAGATCGACCTGAGCCTGAAGCGCCTGGGCACGGACTATGTCGATCTCTACCAGATCCACCGCTTCGACTACACGACGCCGATCGAGGAAACGCTGGAAGCGCTGCACGACGTGGTGAAGGCCGGCAAGGCGCGCTACATCGGCGCTTCCTCCATGTACGCCTACCAGTTCTGCAAGGCGCTGCAGCTGGCCGAGCGGCACGGCTGGACGCGCTTCGTCTCGATGCAGAACCACTACAACCTGATGTACCGCGAGGAAGAGCGCGAGATGATGCGCCTGTGCACGGAGGAGGGCATCGGCGTCATTCCATGGAGCCCGCTGGCGCGCGGCCGCCTCACGCGCGACTTCGATGCCACGACCTTCCGCACGCAGACCGACAAGTTCGGCCAGGGCCTGCACAAGCATCTGGGCGATGCCGACCGGCGCGTCGTCGATGCGGTCGCGGCGGTGGCGGCGGCACGCGGTGTGCCGCGCGCGCAGGTGGCGCTGGCCTGGGTCGCGCACAAGCCGCCGGTGACCGCGCCGATCATCGGCGCCTCCAAGGCCTCGCACCTGACGGACGCGGTGGCCGCGCTGTCGCTGCAGTTGAGCGCGGAGGAAGTCGCAGCGCTCGAGGCGCCTTACGTGCCGCACGATGTGGCGGGTTTCTCTTGA
- a CDS encoding DUF4124 domain-containing protein, which produces MRRLLPVAILLMLGLPCSAEVIRCADAAGNVSYTDGACPAGARQVGRVATPPAVRTPDESGQSQAAGSVDSPYADAPRREPAPVVAPPMPPPPQQAPAGPVVIDSRGDDPGAGDDDGYPGAYRRPLPPRDMRPRLRDCDRTGCRDTQGNHYNRAGQLDRYQGPGGKTCQPVGTTVICH; this is translated from the coding sequence ATGCGCCGCCTTCTTCCCGTCGCGATCCTGCTCATGCTCGGCCTGCCGTGCAGCGCCGAGGTGATCCGCTGTGCCGATGCGGCCGGCAACGTGAGCTACACGGACGGCGCGTGTCCGGCGGGTGCACGGCAGGTGGGGCGCGTAGCGACGCCGCCGGCCGTCCGGACGCCTGACGAATCCGGACAGAGCCAAGCCGCTGGAAGCGTGGACAGCCCCTACGCGGATGCGCCGCGGCGGGAGCCGGCGCCGGTCGTCGCACCGCCAATGCCGCCACCACCGCAGCAAGCGCCCGCAGGCCCGGTCGTCATCGATTCACGCGGCGACGACCCCGGGGCGGGCGACGACGATGGCTACCCCGGCGCCTACCGCCGGCCTCTGCCGCCGCGCGACATGCGGCCACGGCTGCGCGACTGCGACAGGACGGGTTGCCGGGACACCCAGGGCAACCACTACAACCGCGCCGGACAACTGGACCGCTACCAGGGTCCCGGCGGCAAGACCTGCCAGCCGGTGGGCACCACGGTGATCTGCCACTGA